A single Anopheles maculipalpis chromosome 3RL, idAnoMacuDA_375_x, whole genome shotgun sequence DNA region contains:
- the LOC126560615 gene encoding lipopolysaccharide-induced tumor necrosis factor-alpha factor homolog: protein MEQPFGSDGAGATDPPPYDQINRPVPAAYPHQQTPTADPFKSASLHTQEPPSLQTTVIVTSPQVGPDPTTIICPSCRATVVTRLEYETTTKTHLCAGLLCLFLCWPCAFVPYCSTACRDANHYCPNCGSFIGTYRK from the exons ATGG AACAACCGTTCGGGTCAGATGGGGCGGGCGCGACAGATCCACCGCCGTACGATCAGATCAATCGTCCCGTGCCGGCTGCCTATCCCCACCAGCAAACGCCAACGGCCGATCCGTTCAAATCCGCTAGCTTGCACACCCAGGAACCGCCATCGTTGC AGACCACAGTGATCGTTACTAGCCCTCAGGTCGGTCCGGATCCGACCACCATCATCTGTCCGTCCTGTCGTGCGACCGTGGTAACGAGGCTAGAGTATGAAACCACCACCAAGACGCATTTGTGTGCGGGTTTGCTGTGTCTGTTTCTGTGCTGGCCATGTGCGTTCGTACCCTACTGTTCAACGGCCTGCCGGGATGCTAACCATTACTGTCCAAACTGTGGATCCTTTATTGGCACGTACCGGAAGTAA
- the LOC126565540 gene encoding lipopolysaccharide-induced tumor necrosis factor-alpha factor homolog, translated as MNPSGKGAGPEGFQTQPLNQPPYPAQSPPYPGQVPAAGGGYPHPTANVSNYAHPPPPPPYDANSNVIPPPQNPGTTYVQVVTSPQVGPDPASMVCPSCTKHVITRLDYETSTKTHIAAGLLCLFICWPCFWIPYVIDSCKNANHYCPNCGAYIGTYRG; from the exons atGAACCCAAGTGGTAAGGGAGCCGGTCCGGAAGGGTTTCAAACGCAGCCATTAAATCAGCCACCATACCCTGCCCAATCTCCACCATACCCCGGCCAAGTGCCGGCAGCTGGCGGAGGATATCCGCATCCCACGGCCAACGTATCCAACTATGCTCATCCGCCACCTCCGCCACCGTACGATGCTAACTCAAACGTGATCCCACCACCACAGAATCCCGGCACAACCTATGTGCAAG TTGTAACCAGTCCACAGGTGGGACCAGACCCAGCCTCGATGGTGTGTCCCTCCTGTACCAAGCATGTGATCACGCGATTGGACTATGAAACATCTACCAAAACGCACATCGCAGCGGGCCTGCTATGCCTTTTCAT CTGTTGGCCATGCTTCTGGATACCGTACGTGATCGATTCGTGCAAGAACGCTAATCACTACTGCCCGAACTGTGGGGCCTACATCGGAACATACCGTGGTTAG